Proteins from a single region of Kogia breviceps isolate mKogBre1 chromosome 5, mKogBre1 haplotype 1, whole genome shotgun sequence:
- the PARP14 gene encoding protein mono-ADP-ribosyltransferase PARP14: protein MAATGSFPLLVEGSWGPHPPKNLSTKLQMYFQSQKRSGGGECEVRQAPGSPPRFLVLFYPDDVRQQVLARENHELVWPGKGTFKLTVQLPRVTDEVQEGKIPTMESKTKEHVKESDESEELDANISLNRRSEKKEDTPKECENISSLVAFENVKANVTDMMLILLVENISGLTNDDFKVELIQDFNVAVITFQKYTDALNFVDECVKHHSVKGLQLSARLLEVTKTVRVENLPPGVDDHDLKCLFENPRNGGGRVASIECFPDESSALIEFFDRKVLDTIMTKKLDINNMPLSVFPYYTSLGTALYGQEKPLIKLPAPFRESLDLSLWKFLQKKNHLIDKINDEMRCCHCELTLHQLGSEVIIRPAATLVSQGRQKIKTWQKDASTVFSGIRSEYTVTSFKVDSTVWDIIKDNLEDDRILIEFDALTGIATLVGKSEDVQNIEPQIKDLIEGTIQEIRREEQSLKQKLAISPGRYSLLLHSGIQECPEVEIFYDEASQHMCFKGLPADVYKVKCEIQEKVYAMAQRNIQVPPEVFQFLQQVDSAEFSKSLFIAQNILAVYELEGTTVLLTGAFSAVLLEAEKQMVSALNYKCIDIEDREVLNSKKWKGLTCNLHKKHNSSSKTVIIHEVTSETTAQVIIAGCVREVNEIYELLFDFMEKHTKIEKLIEVKPSLVIAYLRAEKLLWQKIKKMNVQVVFNPENKQKGILLTGPKTKVLEGMNIVMQARDMVCVKTLHIDKPGASQFFQDKARYYKSEVRRLFNCFIELQKDEEKEGGSTGGHRCLFRTDLAPGVSLIVQQGDLTQFPVEVVVNAANEELKLTGGLAAALLKVAGPELQEDCDQIMKTRKVRLLPSCAVISKAGKLPYHHVIHAVGPPWKSDEAQKCVWQLKTAVKGSLHLAVKHKYRSIAMPAISSRALGFPLPQCVQSIILAIKEWFQCKQNGCSLKEVYLVDIAEKTVEAFAESAKIIFKDTLPDVASLPSLPAAVQPNLRKDHGKGASLLTPEGLRMLLVKGDVRSATTNVVVNSISSDLELSRGPLSKALLEKAGQKLQEELKTAGQGVAVEVGTVIQTSGCSLHCHRVLHVVAPDWTNDRTSSRKIMENIIRECLEITESLSLNSIAFPAIGTGNLGFPKNIFAELITSEVFKFSSKNQPTTLQEVCFLLHPSDHGNIQAFSDEFARRANGNFISDKIPKAEDTQVLYGTVSNPDSGVHEMKIGPIIFQVASGDITKEEADVIVNSTSKAFNLKAGVSKAILEHAGKSVEVECSRQAKRGHRDYIITTGGLLKCKNIIHVIGGNDVKRSVSCVLQECEKWNYSSVCLPAIGTGNAKQDPDKVAAAIIDAIEDFIQKGLVQSMKKVKVVIFLPQVLDVFYAIMKKREGSQVSPQPSMMSKIASFLGFSSKSPPKQIPLVLEKKTESAIFQVCGENVKSVENVLFWIQDLIQKEQCPYTSEDECIKNFDVKEYQELNELQKKLNISISLDCERPLIEVCGITKDVIQVRNAIEDMIKRVRLSKEQESLADCTSDFVEWQYEEDNKFHSFDKITNMQLEDAKKQTRNTIDVKINHQSYTVDLKTYTATDAKGKSLPVRRHTKSEVEIPLYWSDMKQQKVCVVELQPDNSEYKTVASKFNETCADFIIEKIERIQNPELWKHYQTKKHNMDTKNGQLINEKLLFHGTDADSVTLVNGKGFNRSYAGKNATAYGKGTYFAVSARYSASDTYSRPDINRKKRMYYVRVLTGSYTAGNRSLIVPPLKDPRNPTDSYDTVTDCVQNPNLFVVFYDYQAYPEYLITFRC, encoded by the exons GAATCCAAGACCAAAGAACATGTCAAAGAATCAG ATGAATCAGAAGAACTAGATGCAAATATCTCTCTCAATAGAagatcagaaaaaaaggaagacaccccaaaagaatgtgaaaatatttcctctttggttGCATTTGAAAATGTCAAGGCAAATGTGACTGATATGATGCTAATCTTGTTAGTGGAGAACATAAGTGGCCTGACCAATGATGACTTTAAAGTGGAATTAATACAAGATTTTAATGTTGCTGTAATTACCTTTCAAAAATATACCG ATGCCCTGAATTTTGTTGATGAATGTGTCAAGCACCATTCAGTGAAAGGACTTCAGCTTTCTGCAAGACTTCTGGAAGTGACAAAAACAGTCCGAGTTGAAAACCTGCCACCTGGTGTTGATGACCATGAtttgaaatgtttatttgaaaatcCTCGTAACGGAGGGGGGAGAGTGGCCAGCATTGAATGTTTTCCTGACGAGAGTTCAGCACTGATTGAATTTTTTGACAGAAAAG tGTTAGACACCATCATGACCAAGAAACTTGACATCAATAATATGCCGCTCTCTGTGTTCCCGTACTATACTTCTTTGGGCACAGCCCTGTATGGACAGGAGAAGCCTCTGATCAAGCTTCCAGCACCATTCAGAGAATCACTGGATCTTTCCTTATGGAAGTTCTTGCAGAAAAAGAATCACCTGATTGACAAGATAAATGATGAAATGAGATGTTGTCACTGTGAGCTAACATTGCACCAACTCGGCAGTGAAGTGATCATCAGACCTGCAGCCACCTTAGTAAGTCAAGGAAGACAAAAAATCAAGACCTGGCAGAAAGATGCTTCTACAGTATTCTCTGGTATCAGGTCTGAGTATACAGTGACCTCATTTAAAGTGGATTCAACAGTATGGGACATCATAAAAGACAATTTAGAAGATGATAGGATTTTGATTGAGTTTGATGCACTAACAGGGATTGCAACCTTAGTGGGGAAATCAGAGGATGTTCAAAACATTGAGCCACAGATCAAGGACTTAATAGAAGGCACCATTCAAGAAATTAGAAGAGAAGAGCAAAGTCTGAAGCAAAAACTGGCCATTTCTCCAGGAAGGTATTCACTTCTGTTGCACAGCGGTATACAGGAGTGCCCAGAGGTGgagattttttatgatgaagcCTCTCAACACATGTGCTTCAAAGGACTCCCTGCAGATGTGTATAAAGTAAAGTGTGAAATCCAGGAAAAGGTATATGCCATGGCTCAGAGAAACATTCAGGTTCCCCCGGAGGTTTTTCAGTTTCTGCAACAGGTTGACTCTGCAGAATTCTCTAAGTCTCTCTTTATAGCACAGAACATTCTTGCAGTTTATGAGCTAGAGGGCACAACTGTTCTCTTAACTGGTGCTTTTTCTGCAGTCCTATTAGAAGCTGAAAAGCAAATGGTCAGTGCCTTAAATTATAAGTGCATTGACATTGAAGACAGGGAAGTTCTTAACAGTAAGAAATGGAAAGGGCTCACTTGCAATTTGCATAAGAAACATAATTCCTCCTCAAAGACTGTAATAATCCATGAGGTCACTTCAGAAACCACAGCCCAGGTCATCATCGCAGGCTGTGTGAGAGAAGTAAATGAAATCTATGAGTTGCTTTTTGACTTCatggaaaaacacacaaaaatagagaaattgaTTGAAGTAAAGCCTTCCTTAGTTATTGCTTACTTAAGGGCAGAAAAGCTATTGTggcaaaagataaagaagatgaacGTTCAGGTAGTTTTTAATCCTGAGAACAAGCAAAAAGGCATTTTACTAACTGGCCCAAAGACCAAAGTCCTGGAGGGAATGAACATTGTCATGCAAGCCCGGGATATGGTCTGTGTTAAAACCTTGCATATTGATAAGCCAGGAGCCAGTCAGTTCTTCCAGGATAAAGCACGGTATTATAAAAGTGAGGTCAGAAGgttatttaattgttttattgaACTACAGAAGgatgaagaaaaggagggaggcagCACTGGTGGGCACAGGTGCTTGTTTCGGACAGATTTAGCCCCTGGAGTCTCGCTGATTGTGCAGCAAGGAGACTTGACACAGTTTCCCGTTGAAGTGGTGGTGAATGCGGCCAACGAGGAGCTCAAGCTCACTGGGGGTTTGGCTGCTGCTCTTTTAAAAGTAGCTGGCCCTGAGCTCCAAGAAGACTGTGACCAGATAATGAAGACAAGAAAGGTCAGGCTCTTACCTTCCTGTGCCGTCATCTCGAAAGCAGGAAAGCTCCCGTACCACCATGTGATCCACGCAGTAGGGCCCCCGTGGAAGAGCGATGAGGCCCAGAAATGTGTGTGGCAGTTAAAGACTGCTGTGAAAGGAAGTCTCCATTTGGCTGTAAAACACAAGTACCGATCCATAGCCATGCCTGCTATTAGTTCCAGAGCCCTCGGCTTTCCCCTGCCCCAGTGTGTGCAGAGCATTATTTTGGCGATCAAGGAATGGTTCCAGTGTAAACAGAATGGATGCAGCTTGAAAGAGGTTTACCTTGTGGATATAGCTGAGAAGACTGTTGAGGCCTTTGCTGAAAGtgcaaaaattatatttaaagacaCCCTGCCTGATGTTGCTTCCCTGCCCAGTTTACCAGCAGCAGTCCAGCCCAACCTGAGAAAAGATCATGGAAAAGGAGCCAGTCTGTTGACCCCAGAAGGCCTGAGGATGCTGTTGGTGAAAGGAGATGTGCGGAGTGCTACA ACCAATGTGGTTGTCAACTCCATTTCGTCGGATCTTGAGCTCAGTAGAGGGCCCCTTTCCAAGGCCCTCTTGGAAAAAGCGGGACAAAAGCTCCAGGAGGAGCTGAAGACAGCTGGACAAGGGGTGGCTGTTGAGGTTGGCACAGTTATCCAAACAAGTGGTTGCAGTCTGCACTGCCACCGAGTGCTTCACGTGGTGGCCCCAGACTGGACAAATGACAGAACATCTTCACGCAAG ATCATGGAAAACATAATCAGAGAATGTTTGGAAATCACTGAGAGTTTGTCCTTAAACTCAATTGCATTTCCAGCAATAGGAACAGGAAATCTGGGGTTTCCTAAAAACATTTTTGCTGAATTAATCACCTCAGAAGTGTTCAAATTCAGCAGCAAGAATCAACCCACAACTTTACAAGAGGTTTGCTTTCTGTTGCACCCAAGTGATCATGGAAATATTCAG GCATTCTCAGATGAATTTGCCAGAAGGGCTAATGGAAATTTCATCAGTGACAAAATTCCCAAGGCTGAAGATACACAAG tTTTATACGGGACTGTTTCTAACCCTGATTCAGGAGTGCATGAAATGAAGATTGGGCCCATCATTTTCCAGGTAGCCTCTGGAGATATCACCAAAGAAGAGGCAGATGTGATTGTTAATTCAACATCAAAGGCATTTAATCTCAAAGCAG GGGTCTCCAAAGCAATTTTAGAACATGCCGGGAAAAGTGTGGAAGTGGAATGTTCTCGTCAAG cTAAAAGGGGCCACAGAGATTATATAATTACCACAGGTGGATTATTGAAGTGCAAGAATATTATTCACGTCATTGGTGGAAATGATGTCAAGAGATCGGTTTCCTGTGTTTTGCAAGAGTGTGAAAAGTGGAATTATTCGTCCGTTTGCCTCCCAGCCATCGGGACAG GAAATGCCAAACAAGACCCAGATAAGGTTGCAGCAGCCATAATTGATGCCATTgaagactttattcagaaaggaTTGGTCCAGTCTATGAAAAAAGTTAAAGTTGTTATCTTTCTGCCTCAAGTACTGGATGTGTTTTatgccatcatgaaaaaaagagaaggatctCAGGTGTCTCCCCAGCCGTCTATGATGTCTAAAATTGCAT cattCTTGGGCTTCTCAAGTAAATCTCCCCCAAAACAGATTCCTTtggttttagaaaagaaaacagaatcagcAATTTTTCAGGTGtgtggtgaaaatgtaaaaagtgtAGAAAACGTCCTCTTCTGGATACAGGATCTCATTCAAAAGGAACAGTGTCCCTACACCAGTGAAGATGAATGTATCAAAAACTTTGATGTAAAGGAATATCAGGAATTGAATGAGCTTCAGAAGAagttaaatatttccatttccttgGACTGTGAAAGACCTTTGATTGAGGTTTGTGGAATTACCAAAGATGTGATACAGGTTAGAAATGCAATTGAGGACATGATCAAGAGAGTTAGATTGTCCAAAGAACAGGAATCCCTGGCAGATTGTACCAGTGATTTTGTGGAATGGCAATATGAGGAAGATAACAAGTTCCATAGTTTTGACAAAATTACCAATATGCAACTGGAGGATGCAAAGAAACAAACGAGAAATACAATTGATGTTAAAATTAATCATCAGAGCTACACAGTGGACTTGAAAACATACACTGCTACAGATGCAAAGGGAAAGAGTTTACCTGTTCGGCGCCATACAAAATCTGAAG TTGAGATCCCCTTATACTGGAGTGATATGAAGCAGCAGAAAGTCTGTGTGGTTGAGCTACAGCCCGATAATTCAGAATACAAAACTGTGGCAAGCAAGTTTAATGAGACCTGTGCAGACTTCATCATAGAGAAG ATTGAGAGGATCCAGAATCCAGAGCTCTGGAAACACTACCAGACAAAGAAACACAACATGGACACCAAAAATGGCCAATTAATAAATGAGAAGCTGCTCTTCCATGGGACAGATGCTGACTCAGTGACACTTGTCAACGGAAAAGGCTTTAACCGCAGTTATGCTGGAAAGAATG CTACGGCATATGGAAAGGGAACCTATTTTGCTGTCAGTGCCCGTTATTCTGCCAGTGATACATACTCCAGACCAGACATAAATAGGAAGAAGCGTATGTATTATGTGCGAGTACTCACTGGATCCTACACAGCTGGAAACAGGTCATTAATTGTGCCTCCTCTAAAGGACCCCCGAAATCCTACTGACTCGTATGACACTGTCACAGATTGTGTGCAAAATCCAAATTTATTTGTGGTATTTTATGACTACCAGGCTTACCCAGAGTACCTCATTACTTTtagatgttaa